The proteins below are encoded in one region of Sulfolobus sp. A20:
- a CDS encoding acyl-CoA dehydrogenase family protein, with protein sequence MVLPFNSSEVFSVNVSEKHELFRRAVREFMEKTAAQYVEKGEREGTIPKEVLEKAKEIGLYGVGVPEEYGGQGGDTLMTAIAQEEISRVWPSLSTRVSVGGLFMTPILLFGNEEQKKKYVTPVARGDKVAAFANTEPSAGSDVAGIKTIAKKINGKYVINGRKIFITNGGIADYYVVTARTSPPDPNARWKGISMFIVEKDWKGVKVLNRIETIGLKASNTAELSFEDVEVPAENLVGEEGMGFKYAMATFDRTRVGVAAQGLGVAQAALEKMVTYATQRFAFQSPLIGFQMVQEKIAESLVEVNTARLLTYWAASLFDRGLENEAIVAASMAKLYTTEVAEKVAIRAITVHGGYGVATSTGVERLLRDVEVMKIYEGANDIQKLTILKETARRLLGLRL encoded by the coding sequence ATGGTTTTACCTTTTAATAGTTCAGAAGTCTTTTCAGTAAATGTTTCTGAAAAGCACGAGTTATTCAGAAGAGCTGTAAGAGAGTTCATGGAAAAGACAGCTGCCCAATACGTTGAAAAAGGGGAAAGGGAAGGTACGATTCCTAAAGAGGTGTTAGAAAAGGCAAAAGAGATAGGACTTTATGGAGTAGGTGTGCCAGAAGAGTATGGGGGTCAAGGTGGAGACACGTTAATGACCGCTATCGCCCAAGAAGAGATTTCTAGAGTTTGGCCATCATTATCTACCAGAGTATCAGTAGGAGGATTGTTTATGACACCAATATTGTTATTTGGTAATGAGGAACAGAAGAAGAAATATGTAACACCTGTTGCAAGAGGAGATAAAGTTGCTGCTTTTGCAAATACAGAACCATCAGCTGGATCTGATGTAGCAGGAATAAAGACCATTGCTAAGAAAATAAACGGAAAGTACGTTATAAATGGAAGAAAGATCTTTATTACAAATGGAGGAATAGCAGATTATTACGTTGTGACAGCTAGAACTTCACCCCCAGATCCTAATGCAAGATGGAAAGGAATATCGATGTTTATAGTCGAGAAGGATTGGAAGGGAGTTAAAGTTCTTAATAGAATTGAAACGATTGGGTTAAAAGCTTCTAATACTGCTGAATTATCTTTTGAGGACGTTGAAGTTCCAGCCGAAAATCTGGTTGGAGAGGAAGGAATGGGTTTCAAGTACGCTATGGCTACTTTTGATAGGACTAGAGTAGGTGTAGCTGCACAAGGATTAGGTGTAGCACAAGCAGCATTAGAGAAAATGGTAACTTATGCTACTCAGAGATTTGCCTTTCAGAGTCCGCTTATAGGATTTCAAATGGTTCAAGAGAAGATAGCTGAATCATTAGTTGAAGTTAATACAGCTAGGTTATTAACATACTGGGCAGCTAGCCTATTTGACAGAGGATTAGAAAACGAGGCGATAGTAGCTGCTTCAATGGCAAAACTATATACCACTGAAGTAGCTGAAAAAGTGGCTATAAGAGCTATTACAGTTCATGGAGGTTACGGAGTTGCAACATCTACTGGAGTTGAACGACTATTGAGAGATGTTGAGGTAATGAAGATATATGAAGGTGCTAATGACATACAGAAGCTCACTATACTAAAGGAAACTGCTCGTAGATTGCTAGGTTTAAGATTATGA
- the acs gene encoding acetate--CoA ligase, whose translation MSVTWALPFETKIIPKLNSNRIVSINTYKEIHSQTVKDYKNFWASVASELDWYKPWEKVLDDSNPPFYKWFSGGEINAAYLAVDRHAKSWRKNKVAVLWEGEPVDEKGNPKEIRKLTYYDLYREVNRVAYLLKNKYGLKKGDTIAIYLPMIPELPIFMLAAARLGVVFTVVFSGFSADALANRINDAEAKLVVTADGGWRRGKIVELKAIVDKALEKTPTVKDVIVVRRIGHKVNMVEGRDKYFDEVMKDIPQNVYVEPERLKSEDPLYILYTSGTTGKPKGIVHDIGGYMTLLHATMRWVFDIRDDDVYWCTADIGWVTGHSYIVFGPLMEGATTVMYEGALDYPQPDRWVSIIERHGVNILYTSPTAIRTFMKYGDNWIKAHDTSTIRLIHSVGEPINPEAQEWLWKLVGREEVPFGSTWWMTETGGILISHLPGLYMIPMKPGTNGMPILGVEADVVNEDGKPANPEERGYLVIKNPWPGMPLTIYKDPERYVKVYWSRFPGMFYVGDYAVKDRDGYFWILGRADEVIKVAGHRLGTYELESALIEHPAVAEAAVIGVPDPVKGEVPYAFVILRQGYSPSSQLTQEIMKTVRDKVGPIATIDKIFFVGKLPKTRSGKIMRRVVRAVATKAEVGDITTLEDEASVDEIRKALEEFKAEFEKVNK comes from the coding sequence ATGTCAGTAACGTGGGCCCTACCATTCGAAACTAAGATAATCCCTAAGTTGAATTCAAATCGTATTGTTAGTATAAATACCTATAAGGAGATACATAGCCAAACAGTTAAGGATTATAAGAATTTTTGGGCTTCAGTAGCCTCAGAATTAGATTGGTATAAACCATGGGAAAAAGTACTAGACGATAGTAATCCTCCATTCTATAAGTGGTTTTCTGGAGGAGAAATCAACGCAGCTTACTTAGCAGTCGATAGGCACGCTAAATCTTGGAGAAAAAACAAAGTAGCCGTCTTATGGGAAGGAGAACCAGTTGACGAGAAAGGAAATCCAAAAGAAATAAGGAAATTAACGTATTATGATTTATATAGAGAGGTAAATAGAGTAGCCTATCTATTAAAGAATAAGTATGGGCTAAAGAAAGGAGACACAATAGCGATATACTTACCAATGATTCCAGAACTACCAATTTTCATGTTAGCTGCGGCAAGATTAGGAGTAGTATTTACAGTAGTATTCTCTGGATTTAGTGCAGATGCATTAGCTAACAGGATAAACGACGCAGAGGCCAAATTAGTAGTAACAGCTGATGGAGGATGGAGAAGAGGAAAGATAGTGGAGCTAAAGGCAATTGTGGATAAGGCATTAGAAAAGACTCCTACAGTTAAGGATGTAATAGTTGTGAGGAGAATAGGACATAAAGTGAATATGGTCGAGGGAAGAGATAAGTATTTCGATGAAGTGATGAAAGATATTCCTCAGAACGTATATGTAGAACCAGAGAGATTAAAGTCAGAAGATCCATTATACATACTATACACTTCCGGAACAACGGGTAAACCGAAGGGAATAGTACATGACATTGGAGGATATATGACATTATTACATGCGACTATGAGATGGGTCTTCGACATAAGGGATGATGACGTATATTGGTGTACAGCGGACATTGGTTGGGTTACCGGGCATTCATATATCGTATTTGGTCCATTAATGGAGGGAGCTACAACAGTTATGTATGAAGGGGCTTTAGATTATCCCCAGCCAGATAGATGGGTTTCAATAATTGAAAGACATGGAGTAAATATCTTATATACCTCGCCAACTGCTATAAGGACTTTTATGAAATATGGAGATAATTGGATTAAAGCCCATGATACCTCAACAATCAGGCTAATTCATTCAGTAGGAGAACCAATAAATCCAGAAGCCCAAGAGTGGTTATGGAAATTAGTTGGAAGAGAAGAAGTGCCGTTTGGAAGTACTTGGTGGATGACTGAGACTGGCGGAATACTGATATCCCATTTACCAGGTTTATACATGATACCGATGAAGCCAGGAACTAATGGTATGCCGATATTGGGTGTAGAAGCGGATGTAGTAAATGAAGATGGAAAACCGGCTAATCCAGAGGAAAGAGGTTACCTAGTAATAAAGAATCCATGGCCCGGTATGCCTTTAACAATTTATAAAGATCCAGAGAGATATGTGAAAGTTTATTGGAGCAGATTTCCCGGAATGTTTTATGTCGGAGATTACGCAGTTAAGGATAGGGATGGATACTTCTGGATATTAGGAAGAGCTGATGAGGTGATAAAGGTTGCTGGGCATAGATTAGGAACTTACGAATTAGAGTCAGCATTAATTGAACACCCAGCAGTTGCTGAGGCAGCAGTAATAGGGGTCCCAGACCCTGTTAAAGGGGAAGTACCTTACGCCTTCGTGATACTGAGACAAGGATACTCTCCTTCTTCTCAGTTAACGCAGGAAATAATGAAAACGGTTAGGGATAAAGTGGGACCAATAGCTACTATTGATAAAATCTTCTTCGTAGGAAAACTGCCCAAGACTAGAAGTGGTAAGATAATGAGGAGAGTTGTGAGAGCTGTAGCTACTAAAGCCGAAGTAGGTGATATAACTACATTAGAAGATGAAGCTTCTGTAGATGAGATTAGAAAAGCATTAGAAGAATTCAAGGCTGAGTTTGAGAAAGTTAATAAGTAG
- a CDS encoding GNAT family N-acetyltransferase, translating into MVTIRRAKKEDIEMITDFFSRMYRLNSEFDPLLSTQEDLEERVSKVIEKSLESPNEIIVIAEDNGKVVGAARVIAYDRIFYVPEKEAVIEEFYVHPSYRRQGVGKEIVSFIQGELEKLGIQLIAANFPARNLIAASFYKKMGFREIYCKFIKKIY; encoded by the coding sequence ATGGTCACCATAAGAAGGGCAAAAAAAGAAGACATTGAAATGATAACAGACTTCTTCAGCAGGATGTATAGGCTTAACAGTGAGTTTGATCCGTTACTATCCACCCAGGAAGATTTAGAGGAGAGGGTAAGTAAAGTCATTGAAAAAAGTTTAGAAAGTCCTAACGAAATAATAGTAATAGCTGAGGATAATGGGAAAGTAGTGGGGGCAGCTAGAGTAATAGCATATGATAGGATATTCTATGTTCCAGAGAAGGAAGCTGTGATTGAAGAATTTTATGTCCACCCTTCATATAGAAGACAAGGTGTAGGGAAGGAAATAGTAAGTTTCATTCAAGGAGAATTAGAAAAGTTAGGAATACAGTTAATTGCAGCTAATTTTCCAGCTAGAAACTTAATAGCAGCGTCTTTCTACAAAAAAATGGGTTTTAGAGAGATATATTGTAAATTTATAAAGAAAATATATTAA
- a CDS encoding long-chain fatty acid--CoA ligase: MSSEYYEYELTIDKILDSGSRSFPTREIVYRDIRRYSFSSFSQSVKRLVTGLRKLGVKKGDRIGVIDWDTDVYMHLYYAIPMAGAVIHTVNIRYPPELIMKTILHAEDKFLIVRDEFLPLVEKAKNFIPTGMKVITYSDTKEKVKSSISSADFWELTETNEPTEEFDVKENDMATIFYTSGTTGEPKGVWFTHRKIVLHALSVSLVGSRPPLSLTSNDVYMILVPMFHVHAWGYPYVAMLNGVKYVLPGKYDYGLILKLMEKENVTYSAMVPTILYLLLTHQDAPRYLNVFRRWKVTIGGSALPEGLAKKAKELGITVIAGYGLSETCPVLTTGYYNSLVENLDEEKKFVEQISTGSPIPLVQIRVIDPTTGKDKKVGEIGEIVVRAPWLTQEYYKNPEKTKELWKGGWLHTGDLAYIDEYGYLHIVDREKDAIKSGGEFIPSLLLENAISLHPKVSQVAVVGIKDEKWGERPIAFIVPKEKMTEEEIRQFLQNLANEGKIQKWWIPDKFIFVDSMPLTSTNKIDKKVLRDMAQKTK, from the coding sequence ATGAGTAGCGAATATTACGAATATGAGTTAACTATCGATAAAATATTAGATTCTGGTTCTAGAAGCTTTCCAACTCGAGAAATAGTCTACAGAGATATAAGAAGATATAGTTTTTCTTCATTCTCTCAATCGGTAAAAAGATTAGTCACAGGCTTAAGAAAGCTAGGCGTTAAAAAAGGAGATAGAATAGGAGTTATAGACTGGGATACAGATGTATACATGCACTTATATTATGCTATACCAATGGCTGGAGCAGTTATTCATACTGTAAACATTAGATATCCCCCAGAATTGATTATGAAAACCATACTACATGCAGAGGATAAGTTTCTAATTGTAAGGGACGAGTTCCTACCATTAGTCGAGAAAGCTAAAAACTTCATTCCGACTGGAATGAAAGTAATAACTTATAGCGATACTAAAGAAAAGGTAAAAAGTTCAATTTCGTCAGCCGATTTTTGGGAATTAACCGAAACTAATGAGCCCACTGAGGAGTTTGACGTCAAAGAGAACGATATGGCAACCATATTCTATACCTCCGGCACCACAGGCGAACCTAAGGGAGTGTGGTTCACTCACAGAAAAATAGTTCTACACGCGTTAAGCGTATCATTAGTAGGTAGTAGACCGCCGTTAAGTCTAACTTCTAACGACGTTTATATGATCCTAGTCCCAATGTTTCATGTACACGCCTGGGGATATCCCTATGTAGCTATGCTAAACGGCGTTAAGTATGTCTTACCCGGTAAATATGATTATGGTCTAATTCTCAAATTAATGGAAAAGGAGAACGTGACTTACTCTGCCATGGTACCAACTATATTATACTTATTACTAACACATCAAGATGCTCCAAGATATTTAAACGTATTTAGAAGATGGAAAGTTACAATTGGCGGATCAGCACTACCAGAAGGTCTAGCAAAGAAAGCAAAAGAGCTAGGAATAACTGTTATTGCAGGCTATGGATTATCGGAGACTTGTCCAGTATTAACCACTGGATACTACAATTCCTTGGTAGAGAATCTGGACGAGGAGAAGAAATTTGTTGAACAAATTTCAACTGGTTCTCCGATACCATTAGTTCAAATAAGGGTTATTGATCCTACTACAGGAAAAGACAAGAAGGTAGGAGAAATAGGAGAAATAGTAGTTAGAGCCCCGTGGCTAACTCAAGAATATTATAAAAATCCAGAAAAGACTAAGGAGTTATGGAAGGGAGGATGGTTACACACTGGAGACTTAGCGTATATTGATGAATACGGCTATTTACATATAGTAGATAGGGAGAAAGACGCTATAAAGAGCGGGGGAGAATTCATACCTTCTTTATTACTAGAAAATGCGATATCTCTCCATCCAAAAGTTTCACAAGTTGCCGTTGTTGGAATTAAAGATGAGAAATGGGGAGAGAGGCCTATAGCATTCATAGTACCCAAGGAGAAAATGACTGAGGAGGAGATAAGGCAATTCCTACAGAACTTAGCTAATGAAGGAAAGATACAAAAGTGGTGGATTCCAGATAAGTTCATATTTGTCGATTCCATGCCCTTAACTTCTACCAATAAAATAGATAAAAAGGTACTTAGGGATATGGCACAGAAAACTAAATAA
- a CDS encoding 3-hydroxyacyl-CoA dehydrogenase, with protein MVNKVAVIGSGTMGHGIAEIVAISGYQVYLSDVSSEILDSAIKKIKWSLEKLHEKGQIKESVDNVLSRIKTVVGLTEEINDADMAIEAVPERIDLKKQVFLKLEELLPKDAILATNTSSLPITEISEGLRNKGRIIGTHFFNPPVIMQLVEIIRGNYTTDEVVKETRNFIIKLNKKPIMVNKDVPGFVVNRILLRIITTCCMLVEKGITDYKTIDATARYKLGFPMGVFELVDYTGVDVNYYVSSAMIERGFKAYYCKTLEEMTKRNELGVKSGKGFYEYPSKKYVKVSLPEELGSKLDPLYIISPAINEAYWMVRNGVASEEDIDIGVKLGLNFPKGITDYLKEMGRDKVIKALDYLYRISGGREEYSPSF; from the coding sequence ATGGTAAATAAAGTAGCAGTTATAGGCTCGGGCACAATGGGGCATGGAATAGCTGAGATAGTTGCTATCTCTGGCTATCAAGTTTATTTAAGTGACGTTTCTAGTGAGATTTTAGATTCGGCTATTAAAAAAATTAAATGGAGTCTAGAAAAATTACATGAAAAAGGTCAAATAAAGGAAAGTGTAGATAATGTTCTATCAAGAATAAAAACGGTTGTTGGTTTAACTGAGGAGATAAATGATGCTGATATGGCGATTGAGGCTGTTCCAGAGAGAATTGATTTAAAGAAGCAAGTGTTCTTGAAATTAGAAGAGTTATTACCTAAAGATGCTATTTTAGCTACTAACACTAGCAGTTTACCTATAACTGAAATATCAGAAGGTTTGAGAAATAAGGGAAGAATTATCGGAACTCATTTCTTTAATCCACCCGTAATAATGCAATTGGTTGAGATAATAAGGGGGAATTATACTACTGATGAAGTTGTGAAGGAAACTAGAAATTTCATTATAAAACTCAATAAAAAGCCTATTATGGTAAATAAAGATGTGCCTGGTTTCGTTGTTAACAGAATACTGTTAAGAATTATTACGACTTGTTGTATGTTAGTAGAAAAGGGAATAACGGATTATAAAACGATAGATGCTACAGCCAGATATAAATTAGGCTTTCCAATGGGAGTATTTGAGCTAGTGGATTATACTGGAGTGGACGTTAACTATTATGTTAGTAGTGCGATGATTGAAAGAGGCTTTAAAGCGTATTACTGTAAAACTCTTGAGGAGATGACAAAGCGTAATGAATTAGGTGTCAAAAGCGGAAAGGGATTTTATGAATATCCATCTAAGAAGTACGTTAAAGTTAGCCTTCCTGAAGAGTTAGGATCGAAATTAGATCCATTATATATAATTTCTCCAGCAATAAACGAGGCTTATTGGATGGTTAGAAATGGCGTAGCTAGTGAAGAAGATATTGATATAGGCGTTAAGTTAGGGCTTAACTTTCCTAAAGGAATAACGGATTATTTAAAGGAAATGGGAAGGGATAAGGTGATAAAGGCATTGGATTATCTTTACAGAATATCCGGTGGAAGAGAAGAGTATTCCCCTTCTTTTTGA
- a CDS encoding DMT family transporter, with product MKVIRYLLPYVLISSFNYYFAKDAILSSSPITFNLIRYLISSVIFVSLSKGKIILNKDVVQLSIYTTFSSLLWALGLKYVTPAESAVLSYSMPLFALPIAFYIISESPTLIEIVGLVVGFSGVILYGLPLVRGFTLIGAILTLVNAVFWALFTVFYRKLRNYDPIRVNASQFSIGSLILALILPLNPQIDPSTDFIEGIVYTSTLGGALSFFLWNMMVKVEKIPKVTVLSFSVPILTTFLEFVIYRVSPYPIQLVGITFMFLGILISRARSIKG from the coding sequence GTGAAAGTAATAAGATATCTACTACCTTATGTTTTAATAAGCTCTTTCAATTACTATTTCGCTAAGGACGCTATACTTTCTTCTTCGCCGATAACCTTTAACTTAATTAGATATTTGATTTCCTCAGTTATATTCGTTTCTTTAAGTAAGGGCAAGATAATTTTGAATAAGGACGTAGTTCAGCTCAGTATATATACTACGTTTAGCTCTTTACTATGGGCTTTAGGATTAAAGTATGTTACGCCAGCTGAGTCTGCAGTATTAAGCTACTCTATGCCTCTATTTGCCTTACCAATAGCGTTTTATATAATCTCTGAAAGTCCTACATTAATTGAAATAGTCGGATTAGTAGTTGGATTTTCTGGCGTAATTTTATATGGTCTTCCGTTAGTCAGAGGATTTACGTTAATTGGAGCAATATTGACTTTAGTAAATGCAGTATTTTGGGCTCTATTTACGGTTTTCTATAGAAAACTGAGAAATTATGATCCGATTAGAGTTAATGCAAGTCAGTTCTCAATTGGTAGCTTGATATTAGCTTTAATATTACCTCTAAACCCACAAATTGATCCTAGTACGGATTTCATAGAAGGCATAGTATATACTTCAACTTTAGGTGGAGCTTTATCCTTCTTCCTTTGGAACATGATGGTTAAAGTGGAAAAGATTCCGAAAGTAACTGTACTTAGTTTCTCAGTTCCCATCTTGACCACATTCCTAGAGTTCGTAATTTACCGCGTTTCACCCTATCCTATTCAGCTAGTTGGAATCACATTTATGTTCTTGGGAATCCTTATATCTAGGGCGAGATCAATTAAGGGATAA
- a CDS encoding NADP-dependent malic enzyme, with translation MPDPIELAKKYEGKIEIYPKIPITSYNDFALIYTPGVAEVSRAIYKDPDRSFELTSRWNTIAIVTDGTRVLGLGNIGPTAAMPVMEGKSLLFKYLGGVDAVPLPINVKNADDFVNVVEAIEPSFGGINLEDIESPKCFYILEKLQSVLNIPVWHDDQQGTAGATLAGLINALILTNRDPKESKIVLYGAGASNIATARILAKYGFKYENMIMIDSKGPLYPTREDIDHLMLYHKWKYELAIKTNKWEAKEIKDAFKGADIVVSASTPGPNVIKKEWINLMNKDAIVFALANPVPEILPQDAKEAGARIIATGRSDFPNQVNNSLVFPAIFRGVLDSRAKAITDEMIITASETIAKFARDKGINDNYIIPRMDEWEVYYEVAAAVASKAVELGLARVKRTRDEFKEIAKHRILRARKIMNLVINTWSP, from the coding sequence ATGCCAGATCCTATTGAACTTGCGAAGAAATATGAGGGTAAAATAGAAATTTACCCAAAAATTCCTATAACCTCTTATAATGACTTCGCCCTTATATATACTCCCGGAGTTGCTGAAGTATCTAGGGCTATTTATAAGGATCCGGACAGAAGCTTCGAATTAACGAGTAGATGGAATACGATAGCAATAGTTACAGATGGTACGAGAGTACTAGGCTTAGGCAATATTGGTCCCACAGCTGCGATGCCTGTTATGGAGGGAAAATCATTATTATTTAAGTATCTAGGGGGAGTTGATGCAGTACCCCTGCCAATAAACGTTAAAAATGCTGATGATTTTGTGAACGTTGTCGAAGCTATAGAACCATCATTCGGTGGAATCAACTTAGAGGATATAGAATCCCCGAAATGTTTCTATATATTAGAGAAGCTACAATCAGTCTTAAATATACCCGTGTGGCATGACGATCAACAAGGTACAGCTGGAGCTACATTAGCAGGGCTAATAAATGCTTTAATCTTAACTAATAGGGATCCTAAGGAAAGTAAGATAGTACTATATGGGGCCGGTGCATCAAATATTGCTACTGCAAGAATATTAGCTAAATATGGTTTTAAGTATGAAAACATGATCATGATAGATAGTAAAGGTCCATTGTATCCTACTAGAGAAGATATAGACCATTTAATGTTATATCACAAGTGGAAGTATGAATTAGCAATAAAGACTAATAAATGGGAAGCAAAAGAAATAAAAGACGCATTTAAGGGGGCAGATATAGTTGTCTCAGCTTCCACTCCTGGACCTAACGTAATAAAGAAGGAATGGATAAACTTAATGAATAAAGACGCTATAGTTTTTGCATTAGCTAATCCCGTTCCAGAGATATTGCCACAAGACGCTAAGGAAGCTGGGGCAAGAATTATAGCTACCGGAAGAAGTGATTTCCCTAATCAAGTTAATAATTCGCTAGTATTTCCTGCCATATTTAGAGGAGTTCTAGATAGTAGAGCTAAAGCGATTACTGATGAAATGATTATAACAGCATCAGAGACTATTGCTAAGTTTGCTAGGGATAAGGGTATAAACGATAATTACATTATTCCAAGAATGGATGAATGGGAAGTGTATTACGAAGTAGCTGCAGCTGTAGCGAGTAAGGCAGTAGAATTAGGCTTAGCTAGGGTTAAAAGAACTAGGGATGAGTTTAAGGAAATTGCTAAGCATAGAATATTAAGGGCTAGAAAAATAATGAATCTGGTGATAAACACATGGTCACCATAA
- a CDS encoding PaaI family thioesterase, which yields MDIQKLLEEGDPVFKYIGVKVLELKEGYSKIEIPYRKELCRRGNVMNGGVIMTSMDFAGGLATMTVNDGVDQVTQELKVNFLEPMYKGPFIVEGKVVRKGKTTVVVEITFKDNEGRVGAIGLGTWYIIRDRKVGVNDNLHK from the coding sequence ATGGACATTCAAAAGTTATTAGAAGAGGGAGACCCTGTATTTAAGTATATAGGAGTAAAAGTATTGGAATTGAAGGAAGGATATTCTAAAATTGAAATACCTTATAGAAAAGAGTTATGTAGGAGAGGTAATGTAATGAACGGAGGTGTGATAATGACCTCAATGGACTTCGCAGGAGGTTTAGCTACCATGACAGTCAATGATGGGGTAGATCAAGTCACACAAGAACTAAAGGTTAATTTTTTAGAACCGATGTACAAGGGTCCTTTTATTGTGGAAGGCAAAGTAGTAAGAAAAGGGAAAACTACGGTAGTAGTAGAGATAACATTTAAAGATAATGAAGGTAGAGTAGGAGCAATAGGATTAGGTACGTGGTATATAATTAGGGATAGAAAAGTTGGAGTTAATGATAATTTGCACAAGTAA
- a CDS encoding thiolase domain-containing protein, giving the protein MRNVAIIGTGHTKFGVRTDVNLQELAWEAIKQALEEANLEQKDIQYFVVGNVGNWSSEELPAVVVGEYCDLTPKGTMRVEAACATGSAALREAYLAIKSGEADIALAVGVEQMHQAPNPQVVELIGRAGDYFWEFENFGLTFPGYYALHASAYMSKYNAKEEDLGKIAIKNHYYGARNPYAQFQKEITMEEYLKSKPVAYPLKLLDSSPITDGAAAIILASEEIAKKITDSPVWIVAQGVASGTANLSRRTDYTHIEAAYLAAQQAYKRANVEFDNAWKYFDVADVHDCFTIAEIMAYEDLGFAKRGEGHILAREEQTYIGGKIPVNVDGGLKAKGHPIGATGVSMAVSITRQLLYRAHKGTQVEVKNGMGITHNVGGTGHYAYVTIYSTRRPSS; this is encoded by the coding sequence ATGAGAAACGTAGCAATTATTGGAACCGGGCACACTAAATTTGGAGTTAGAACTGATGTAAATTTACAAGAACTTGCGTGGGAGGCTATTAAGCAAGCATTAGAAGAGGCTAATTTAGAACAAAAGGATATACAGTACTTTGTTGTAGGAAATGTAGGAAATTGGAGCTCTGAGGAACTACCCGCTGTGGTAGTAGGAGAATATTGCGATTTAACGCCCAAAGGTACTATGAGAGTTGAGGCTGCTTGTGCAACTGGTAGTGCTGCGTTAAGAGAGGCTTATCTTGCCATTAAGTCTGGTGAAGCTGATATTGCATTAGCTGTGGGAGTTGAACAAATGCATCAAGCACCAAATCCTCAAGTAGTTGAATTAATTGGAAGAGCTGGAGATTACTTTTGGGAGTTTGAAAATTTTGGACTAACCTTTCCAGGATATTATGCATTACATGCGTCAGCTTACATGAGCAAGTACAACGCTAAAGAGGAGGACCTAGGTAAGATAGCGATTAAAAATCACTACTACGGGGCGAGGAATCCATATGCTCAATTTCAAAAAGAAATAACAATGGAGGAGTATTTGAAATCAAAACCTGTTGCTTATCCTTTGAAGTTATTAGATTCGTCCCCAATAACTGATGGAGCTGCTGCTATCATATTAGCCTCAGAGGAAATAGCTAAGAAAATTACAGATTCACCAGTCTGGATAGTAGCCCAAGGAGTAGCTAGTGGAACAGCGAACTTAAGCAGGAGGACTGATTACACCCATATTGAGGCAGCTTATTTAGCTGCACAGCAAGCTTATAAGAGGGCTAATGTTGAATTTGATAATGCTTGGAAGTATTTCGATGTAGCTGACGTTCACGATTGTTTCACAATTGCGGAAATAATGGCTTATGAAGACTTAGGATTCGCAAAGAGAGGGGAAGGGCACATACTAGCAAGGGAAGAACAGACATATATTGGAGGTAAAATACCAGTAAACGTTGACGGTGGGTTAAAGGCTAAAGGACACCCAATAGGGGCTACTGGTGTAAGCATGGCAGTATCAATAACAAGACAACTACTATATAGGGCTCATAAAGGAACACAAGTAGAAGTAAAGAACGGAATGGGAATAACACACAACGTAGGAGGAACAGGACATTACGCATACGTAACAATATACTCAACTAGGAGGCCCTCATCATGA